The following proteins come from a genomic window of Meleagris gallopavo isolate NT-WF06-2002-E0010 breed Aviagen turkey brand Nicholas breeding stock chromosome Z, Turkey_5.1, whole genome shotgun sequence:
- the LOC100539228 gene encoding avidin-like, producing the protein MEHLRYCLLLGLVLLGLSPAASRKCDLQGLWRNELGSNMTISALDVAGTFSGSYQTAVAVTNKQILVSPLQGAQQPPGTKGQQPTFGFTVQWQFADSTTVFVGQCFVDRRGKETLEMAWLLREEVPSRKDTWKAIRVGTNVFTRVK; encoded by the exons ATGGAGCACCTCCGCTACTGCCTCCTTCTTGGCCTGGTCCTGCTTGGCCTCAGCCCCGCAGCCTCCAGGAAG TGTGATCTGCAGGGCCTGTGGAGAAATGAGCTGGGCTCCAACATGACCATCTCAGCCTTGGATGTGGCTGGAACCTTCTCCGGCTCCTACCAGACAGCGGTAGCAGTCACCAACAAGCAGATCCTGGTGTCACCGCTGCAAGGAGCCCAGCAGCCCCCCGGCACCAAGGGGCAGCAGCCCACCTTTGGCTTCACTGTACAGTGGCAGTTTGCAG ACTCCACCACTGTCTTTGTGGGACAGTGCTTCGTGGACCGCCGTGGGAAGGAGACGCTGGAGATGGCATGGCTGCTGCGGGAAGAGGTTCCCTCCCGCAAGGACACCTGGAAGGCCATCAG GGTTGGCACCAATGTCTTCACCCGTGTCAAGTGA
- the LOC104914804 gene encoding RAB6A-GEF complex partner protein 2-like, whose translation MIEVVAKLGRGPVFLAGEMLECVITFTNPLSASSTSASSEMLAWASAQIHCQFHTSENRVVLPPSNGSKPDVQAENETVFVPNRGERGQCILSTPPKILFCDLRLDPGESKSCEFCLLFKAFTSAHSRWLCRPEFCKQ comes from the exons ATGATCGAGGTGGTGGCCAAGCTGGGCCGCGGGCCCGTGTTCCTGGCTGGGGAGATGCTGGAGTGTGTGATCACCTTCACCAACCCCTTGTCGGCCTCCTCCACGTCCGCCAGCAG TGAGATGCTGGCGTGGGCCAGTGCCCAGATCCACTGCCAGTTTCATACCAGTGAGAACCGGGTAGTGCTTCCTCCATCTAATGGCAGCAAGCCTGACGTACAGGCAGAGAACGAGACGGTCTTTGTTCCCAACAGAG GAGAGCGGGGTCAGTGTATCCTGTCCACACCACCAAAGATTCTTTTCTGTGACCTGCGACTGGATCCCGGGGAGTCTAAATCTTGTGAGTTCTGTCTTCTCTTCAAAGCATTCACCTCTGCACACTCAAGGTGGCTTTGCAGACCTGAGTTCTGCAAGCAGTAG
- the MSMP gene encoding prostate-associated microseminoprotein isoform X1 — protein MDKSISLCVYLGFPNLHRWQERPPTICHITRRRGSSDIPVSFRGRGMPVVLPHILTLIATIFFAAPCEYEGKQFSLGESWLSTNCLLCTCLHPIGVGCCETTQHPIDFPDWCEAHYDTQTCQISVVQKANPSLPCVKSMEHEWGSAGTPEPLNKVLDAGLSR, from the exons ATGGATAAGAGCATATCCCTTTGTGTCTACTTGGGCTTCCCAAACCTGCACAGATGGCAGGAGAGGCCACCAACTATCTGCCATATCAcaaggaggaggggaagcagtGATATACCTGTTTCCTTTCGGGGCAGAGGGATGCCAGTGGTGCTCCCACACATCCTCACACTTATTGCCACTATTTTCTTTGCAGCTCCCTGCGAGTACGAGGGGAAGCAGTTCTCCCTTGGTGAGTCGTGGCTGAGCACCAACTGCCTGCTGTGCACCTGCCTGCACCCCATTGGCGTCGGATGTTGCGAGAC CACCCAGCACCCCATTGACTTCCCCGACTGGTGCGAGGCCCACTATGACACGCAGACCTGCCAGATCTCAGTGGTGCAGAAGGCCAACCCCAGCCTGCCATGTGTGAAGAGCATGGAGCACGAGTGGGGCTCAGCCGGCACCCCTGAGCCACTGAACAAGGTGCTGGATGCAGGGCTTAGCAGATAG
- the RGP1 gene encoding RAB6A-GEF complex partner protein 2, which translates to MLSVLVADSYCETLPIDGPPSFRGQSVKYVYKLTIGCQRVNSPIKLLRVPFRVLVLHGLKDYQCPQDEAVAPSNPFLEEEEGLKKDSRLADLATELLMAATSRRSLHLYNISNTRGKVGTFCIFKTVYKIGEDVIGTFNFSEGDIPCLQFSVSLQTEESIQEEFQRRRGQPVSFSTHARHQEACLHTAQSSFNLPIPLSSTPGFTTNIVSLKWRLHFEFVTSGETARTCMVRGSQSEAITWTGVEQIEVDTFSWDLPIKVLPTNPILASYVSQFSSANSITI; encoded by the exons ATGCTTTCTGTGCTCGTTGCAGATTCGTACTGCGAGACGCTGCCCATAGACGGCCCTCCCTCTTTCCGGGGACAGTCAGTGAAGTATGTATACAAGCTGACCATCGGCTGCCAGCGGGTCAACTCCCCCATCAAGCTCCTGCGTGTGCCCTTCCGTGTCCTTGTATTGCATG GCCTCAAGGATTACCAGTGCCCACAGGATGAAGCCGTTGCACCCTCAAACCCCTTtctggaagaggaggagggctTGAAGAAAGATTCTCGCCTAGCAGACCTGGCAACGGAGCTGCTCATGGCAGCCACCTCTCGACGGAGCCTGC ACTTGTACAATATCAGCAACACACGTGGGAAGGTGGGGACATTCTGTATCTTCAAGACTGTGTATAAGATTGGAGAAGATGTCATTGGGACATTTAACTTCTCAGAAGGAGACATCCCATGcctacag TTTTCAGTGAGCCTGCAGACAGAAGAGAGCATCCAGGAGGAGTTCCAGAGGCGACGGGGACAGCCTGTCTCTTTCAGCACACATGCCCGCCATCAGGAGGCCTGCCTGCACACGGCCCAGAGCAGTTTCAATCTGCCAATCCCACTGAGCTCAACTCCAGGATTCACCACCAACATCG TGTCCTTGAAGTGGAGGCTGCACTTCGAGTTCGTGACTTCTGGGGAGACGGCAAGGACCTGCATGGTTCGTGGGAGCCAGTCAGAGGCCATCACCTGGACTGGGGTGGAGCAGATTGAAGTGGACACTTTCAGCTGGGACTTACCCATCAAAGTCCTTCCCACGAACCCCATCCTGGCCTCCTACGTATCTCAGTTCTCTAGTGCCAACTCCATCACCATCTGA
- the LOC100539381 gene encoding avidin-related protein 1-like: MSPARSAPGCPPAADMVHATSSLLLLLLSLALLAPGHSAKKCLLTGVWTNDLGSNMTIGAVNNRGEFSGTYHTAVADMPNNITKSPLLGIQNNTVCQPTFGFTVRWNFSESTSVFVGQCFIDRNGKEVLKTKWLQRLSVGNLGDDWKATRIGNNDFTRMHTGKNEDDPESPTSATVLEC; encoded by the exons ATGAGTCCTGCCAGGAGCGCACCCGGCTGTCCACCTGCTGCAGACATGGTGCACGCaacctcctccctgctgctgctgctgctcagcctggctctgctggctcctGGACACTCTGCCAAAAAG TGCTTGCTGACTGGGGTCTGGACCAACGACCTGGGCTCCAACATGACCATCGGGGCTGTGAACAACAGGGGCGAGTTCAGTGGCACCTACCACACAGCTGTAGCAGACATGCCAAATAACATCACAAAGTCACCGCTGCTTGGTATCCAAAACAACACGGTCTGCCAGCCCACCTTTGGCTTCACAGTCCGTTGGAATTTTTCAG AGTCCACCAGTGTCTTTGTGGGCCAGTGCTTCATAGACAGGAATGGGAAGGAGGTCCTGAAGACCAAGTGGCTGCAACGCTTAAGTGTTGGTAACCTTGGCGATGACTGGAAAGCCACCAG GATTGGCAACAACGACTTCACTCGCATGCACACAGGGAAGAATGAGGATGACCCCGAGAGTCCCACATCAGCAACAGTGCTGGAGTGCTGA
- the MSMP gene encoding prostate-associated microseminoprotein isoform X2, with protein MAMALRAQKTACTWGRLCLLLSLFLQLPGSQAKCYFQAKAPCEYEGKQFSLGESWLSTNCLLCTCLHPIGVGCCETTQHPIDFPDWCEAHYDTQTCQISVVQKANPSLPCVKSMEHEWGSAGTPEPLNKVLDAGLSR; from the exons ATGGCCATGGCCCTGAGAGCGCAGAAGACGGCATGCACCTGGGGCAGGCTCtgcctccttctctccctcttccttcagctgccaGGCTCCCAGGCCAAATGCTACTTCCAGGCTAAAG CTCCCTGCGAGTACGAGGGGAAGCAGTTCTCCCTTGGTGAGTCGTGGCTGAGCACCAACTGCCTGCTGTGCACCTGCCTGCACCCCATTGGCGTCGGATGTTGCGAGAC CACCCAGCACCCCATTGACTTCCCCGACTGGTGCGAGGCCCACTATGACACGCAGACCTGCCAGATCTCAGTGGTGCAGAAGGCCAACCCCAGCCTGCCATGTGTGAAGAGCATGGAGCACGAGTGGGGCTCAGCCGGCACCCCTGAGCCACTGAACAAGGTGCTGGATGCAGGGCTTAGCAGATAG